From a region of the Castanea sativa cultivar Marrone di Chiusa Pesio chromosome 10, ASM4071231v1 genome:
- the LOC142613511 gene encoding F-box/kelch-repeat protein At3g06240-like produces MPWYEENSYSPPSNRPVITFSSDHDGFDKILEFEIPSSIRKLKRLPDIEFDCFINPLGFAYDSENNDYKAVQISYSRKKLKVEVYTSKSDSWRTLEGLDVSLGPKIDFGFNISLPTPFFGGALHWLVDIIQGEEKHKTEMILSFDVNNETFEELAVPAHCFDIGAGHEFESKCVSLFREKLALIRFATVGEQSFACVWAIKEYGKHKSWNKPLVFFWQLI; encoded by the exons ATGCCCTGGTATGAAGAGAACTCTTATTCTCCTCCTTCCAACAGACCAGTCATTACGTTTTCTAGCGATCATGATGggtttgataaaattttagagTTTGAAATTCCCTCAAG tattagaaaattaaagaggTTGCCTGATATTGAGTTTGACTGCTTTATTAATCCACTCGGATTTGCTTATGATTCCGAGAATAATGACTACAAAGCTGTCCAGATTTCATATTCCAGGAAAAAGCTTAAGGTTGAGGTGTACACATCAAAATCGGATTCGTGGAGAACACTTGAGGGCCTTGACGTTTCATTGGGACCCAAGATTGACTTTGGATTTAATATTTCTTTGCCAACCCCATTTTTTGGTGGAGCTCTGCATTGGTTGGTAGATATCATACAAGGCGAAGAGAAGCACAAGACTGAAATGATTTTGTCATTTGATGTCAATAATGAGACATTTGAAGAACTAGCTGTGCCTGCCCATTGCTTTGATATTGGAGCAGGCCATGAATTTGAATCGAAATGTGTTTCGTTATTTAGGGAGAAACTAGCTTTGATTAGATTTGCGACAGTTGGAGAACAAAGTTTTGCATGTGTTTGGGCCATAAAGGAGTATGGCAAGCATAAATCCTGGAATAAACCTCTTGTT TTCTTCTGGCAGCTTATTTGA
- the LOC142611806 gene encoding uncharacterized protein LOC142611806 isoform X3 → MGSSGSKGSSSGSAGGPGGGASAATTSFSSSGRHRGGGGGVLKSFCLKGGTTTSTTNEDDDHQVCNYGKAENGGGIAPCTSRTETESDEEKTECYGKVKDEKSDELPCLSSDVDLDGWGQSSVTSTVSRTGSSSARASSTQSLNPSSRFLSRFSFIPGNISFRLSRATSLGSSRPYPVSSTSLAILNDEDELHLRAGPANGFIHRNETQQAPDCSNNLQDNQTMSNIHNVARDGDSTRNGVDVNLYSPRFHPETESVETRHSDRRIGAREPVERNVRFSRTLSVGRLRDRVLRRSSLSDLTVCPLQQEGEVRDASQRSGRQAWEGETRESVAEASAINTPTTSGYPPPSNSSSLYSIQDYEVETSRSREGRYHDLLEHRSNFLERRRRIRSQVRALQRLGSRFENLSGHERSCILSGQHRTGRCTCHISNRDANLNDDSSARASISRIVMLAEALFEVLDEIHQQSVVLSSRPSVSSIGSVPAPNEVVESLPVKFYTKLQKHQNEEAAQCYICLVEYEEGDSLRILPCHHEFHRTCVDKWLKEIHRVCPLCRGDICRSDSLPTEN, encoded by the exons ATGGGATCCAGTGGTAGCAAAGGGTCAAGCAGTGGCAGTGCTGGTGGTCCTGGTGGTGGTGCTTCTGCTGCTACGACGTCGTTTAGTAGTAGTGGAAGGCAccgaggaggaggaggtggagtTTTGAAGTCATTTTGTCTAAAAGGAGGAACAACCACATCTACTACCAATGAAGACGATGATCACCAG GTTTGCAATTACGGGAAGGCAGAAAATGGTGGTGGTATAGCTCCATGTACAAGTAGAACTGAAACAGAGTCGGATGAGGAGAAAACTGAGTGTTACGGAAAGGTTAAAGATGAAAAATCTGATGAACTGCCTTGTCTATCCTCTGATGTTGATCTTGATGGATGGGGACAATCAAGTGTTACAAGTACTGTATCCAGAACTGGTAGCAGCTCTGCCCGAGCTTCTTCAACTCAATCCTTAAACCCTTCAAGTCGTTTCCTTTCTCGCTTTAGTTTTATTCCTGGTAATATAAGCTTCAGACTTAGCAGGGCGACCAGTTTAGGGTCATCGAGGCCTTATCCTGTTTCTTCGACAAGTCTTGCAATATTGAATGATGAAGATGAGCTTCATCTACGAGCAGGACCTGCCAATGGCTTCATTCATAGAAATGAAACTCAACAAG CACCTGATTGTTCTAACAATTTGCAAGACAATCAGACAATGTCTAATATCCACAATGTGGCTAGAGATGGTGATAGTACAAGAAATGGGGTTGATGTCAACTTGTATTCACCAAGGTTTCATCCGGAAACTGAGAGTGTTGAGACTAGACATTCTGATAGGCGGATTGGAGCTCGCGAACCTGTTGAACGTAATGTTCGTTTCAGTCGAACCCTAAGTGTTGGGAGACTTCGTGACAGAGTTCTTCGTCGATCATCGTTGTCTGATTTAACAGTTTGTCCTTTGCAACAAGAGGGAGAAGTGAGAGATGCTAGTCAGCGTAGTGGTAGACAGGCCTGGGAGGGTGAGACAAGGGAATCAGTAGCTGAAGCTAGTGCCATAAATACTCCAACTACTTCTGGTTATCCTCCACCCAGTAATTCTAGCTCCTTATACAGTATCCAAGATTACGAGGTGGAAACTTCCCGGTCGCGAGAAGGCAGGTATCATGATCTTCTGGAACATAGATCAAATTTCCTCGAACGGAGAAGAAGAATACGATCCCAG GTTCGTGCTCTTCAGCGGTTGGGAAGTCGTTTTGAAAACCTGTCTGGACATGAGAGGTCTTGTATATTATCCGGTCAACATCGGACGGGTCGTTGTACATGTCATATTAGTAACCGGGATGCCAACTTAAACGATGACAGCAGTGCTAGGGCCAGCATATCAAGAATTGTTATGTTAGCTGAAGCATTATTTGAG GTTCTGGATGAAATTCACCAGCAATCTGTAGTTTTATCCTCCCGGCCTTCTGTATCTTCGATTGGATCTGTCCCTGCACCTAATGAAGTTGTAGAGTCTCTGCCTGTCAAATTTTACACCAAGTTGCAAAAACATCAGAATGAGGAGGCTGCACA ATGTTATATATGCCTTGTGGAATACGAGGAGGGAGATAGCTTGCGGATTTTGCCTTGCCATCATGAATTTCATAGAACATGTGTAGACAAGTGGCTCAAGGAGATTCACAG GGTATGTCCACTTTGTCGGGGGGATATCTGCAGATCTGATTCGTTGCCTACAGAAAACTAA
- the LOC142611806 gene encoding uncharacterized protein LOC142611806 isoform X1: MGSSGSKGSSSGSAGGPGGGASAATTSFSSSGRHRGGGGGVLKSFCLKGGTTTSTTNEDDDHQVCNYGKAENGGGIAPCTSRTETESDEEKTECYGKVKDEKSDELPCLSSDVDLDGWGQSSVTSTVSRTGSSSARASSTQSLNPSSRFLSRFSFIPGNISFRLSRATSLGSSRPYPVSSTSLAILNDEDELHLRAGPANGFIHRNETQQGSDLLPASLINETSTRCCEDTNSSLSLNAPAPDCSNNLQDNQTMSNIHNVARDGDSTRNGVDVNLYSPRFHPETESVETRHSDRRIGAREPVERNVRFSRTLSVGRLRDRVLRRSSLSDLTVCPLQQEGEVRDASQRSGRQAWEGETRESVAEASAINTPTTSGYPPPSNSSSLYSIQDYEVETSRSREGRYHDLLEHRSNFLERRRRIRSQVRALQRLGSRFENLSGHERSCILSGQHRTGRCTCHISNRDANLNDDSSARASISRIVMLAEALFEVLDEIHQQSVVLSSRPSVSSIGSVPAPNEVVESLPVKFYTKLQKHQNEEAAQCYICLVEYEEGDSLRILPCHHEFHRTCVDKWLKEIHRVCPLCRGDICRSDSLPTEN, from the exons ATGGGATCCAGTGGTAGCAAAGGGTCAAGCAGTGGCAGTGCTGGTGGTCCTGGTGGTGGTGCTTCTGCTGCTACGACGTCGTTTAGTAGTAGTGGAAGGCAccgaggaggaggaggtggagtTTTGAAGTCATTTTGTCTAAAAGGAGGAACAACCACATCTACTACCAATGAAGACGATGATCACCAG GTTTGCAATTACGGGAAGGCAGAAAATGGTGGTGGTATAGCTCCATGTACAAGTAGAACTGAAACAGAGTCGGATGAGGAGAAAACTGAGTGTTACGGAAAGGTTAAAGATGAAAAATCTGATGAACTGCCTTGTCTATCCTCTGATGTTGATCTTGATGGATGGGGACAATCAAGTGTTACAAGTACTGTATCCAGAACTGGTAGCAGCTCTGCCCGAGCTTCTTCAACTCAATCCTTAAACCCTTCAAGTCGTTTCCTTTCTCGCTTTAGTTTTATTCCTGGTAATATAAGCTTCAGACTTAGCAGGGCGACCAGTTTAGGGTCATCGAGGCCTTATCCTGTTTCTTCGACAAGTCTTGCAATATTGAATGATGAAGATGAGCTTCATCTACGAGCAGGACCTGCCAATGGCTTCATTCATAGAAATGAAACTCAACAAGGTAGTGACTTGCTTCCTGCATCATTGATTAATGAAACATCCACGCGATGTTGCGAAGATACTAACAGTAGTTTGAGTTTAAATGCTCCAGCACCTGATTGTTCTAACAATTTGCAAGACAATCAGACAATGTCTAATATCCACAATGTGGCTAGAGATGGTGATAGTACAAGAAATGGGGTTGATGTCAACTTGTATTCACCAAGGTTTCATCCGGAAACTGAGAGTGTTGAGACTAGACATTCTGATAGGCGGATTGGAGCTCGCGAACCTGTTGAACGTAATGTTCGTTTCAGTCGAACCCTAAGTGTTGGGAGACTTCGTGACAGAGTTCTTCGTCGATCATCGTTGTCTGATTTAACAGTTTGTCCTTTGCAACAAGAGGGAGAAGTGAGAGATGCTAGTCAGCGTAGTGGTAGACAGGCCTGGGAGGGTGAGACAAGGGAATCAGTAGCTGAAGCTAGTGCCATAAATACTCCAACTACTTCTGGTTATCCTCCACCCAGTAATTCTAGCTCCTTATACAGTATCCAAGATTACGAGGTGGAAACTTCCCGGTCGCGAGAAGGCAGGTATCATGATCTTCTGGAACATAGATCAAATTTCCTCGAACGGAGAAGAAGAATACGATCCCAG GTTCGTGCTCTTCAGCGGTTGGGAAGTCGTTTTGAAAACCTGTCTGGACATGAGAGGTCTTGTATATTATCCGGTCAACATCGGACGGGTCGTTGTACATGTCATATTAGTAACCGGGATGCCAACTTAAACGATGACAGCAGTGCTAGGGCCAGCATATCAAGAATTGTTATGTTAGCTGAAGCATTATTTGAG GTTCTGGATGAAATTCACCAGCAATCTGTAGTTTTATCCTCCCGGCCTTCTGTATCTTCGATTGGATCTGTCCCTGCACCTAATGAAGTTGTAGAGTCTCTGCCTGTCAAATTTTACACCAAGTTGCAAAAACATCAGAATGAGGAGGCTGCACA ATGTTATATATGCCTTGTGGAATACGAGGAGGGAGATAGCTTGCGGATTTTGCCTTGCCATCATGAATTTCATAGAACATGTGTAGACAAGTGGCTCAAGGAGATTCACAG GGTATGTCCACTTTGTCGGGGGGATATCTGCAGATCTGATTCGTTGCCTACAGAAAACTAA
- the LOC142611806 gene encoding uncharacterized protein LOC142611806 isoform X2 encodes MGSSGSKGSSSGSAGGPGGGASAATTSFSSSGRHRGGGGGVLKSFCLKGGTTTSTTNEDDDHQVCNYGKAENGGGIAPCTSRTETESDEEKTECYGKVKDEKSDELPCLSSDVDLDGWGQSSVTSTVSRTGSSSARASSTQSLNPSSRFLSRFSFIPGNISFRLSRATSLGSSRPYPVSSTSLAILNDEDELHLRAGPANGFIHRNETQQGSDLLPASLINETSTRCCEDTNSSLSLNAPAPDCSNNLQDNQTMSNIHNVARDGDSTRNGVDVNLYSPRFHPETESVETRHSDRRIGAREPVERNVRFSRTLSVGRLRDRVLRRSSLSDLTVCPLQQEGEVRDASQRSGRQAWEGETRESVAEASAINTPTTSGYPPPSNSSSLYSIQDYEVETSRSREGRYHDLLEHRSNFLERRRRIRSQVRALQRLGSRFENLSGHERSCILSGQHRTGRCTCHISNRDANLNDDSSARASISRIVMLAEALFEQSVVLSSRPSVSSIGSVPAPNEVVESLPVKFYTKLQKHQNEEAAQCYICLVEYEEGDSLRILPCHHEFHRTCVDKWLKEIHRVCPLCRGDICRSDSLPTEN; translated from the exons ATGGGATCCAGTGGTAGCAAAGGGTCAAGCAGTGGCAGTGCTGGTGGTCCTGGTGGTGGTGCTTCTGCTGCTACGACGTCGTTTAGTAGTAGTGGAAGGCAccgaggaggaggaggtggagtTTTGAAGTCATTTTGTCTAAAAGGAGGAACAACCACATCTACTACCAATGAAGACGATGATCACCAG GTTTGCAATTACGGGAAGGCAGAAAATGGTGGTGGTATAGCTCCATGTACAAGTAGAACTGAAACAGAGTCGGATGAGGAGAAAACTGAGTGTTACGGAAAGGTTAAAGATGAAAAATCTGATGAACTGCCTTGTCTATCCTCTGATGTTGATCTTGATGGATGGGGACAATCAAGTGTTACAAGTACTGTATCCAGAACTGGTAGCAGCTCTGCCCGAGCTTCTTCAACTCAATCCTTAAACCCTTCAAGTCGTTTCCTTTCTCGCTTTAGTTTTATTCCTGGTAATATAAGCTTCAGACTTAGCAGGGCGACCAGTTTAGGGTCATCGAGGCCTTATCCTGTTTCTTCGACAAGTCTTGCAATATTGAATGATGAAGATGAGCTTCATCTACGAGCAGGACCTGCCAATGGCTTCATTCATAGAAATGAAACTCAACAAGGTAGTGACTTGCTTCCTGCATCATTGATTAATGAAACATCCACGCGATGTTGCGAAGATACTAACAGTAGTTTGAGTTTAAATGCTCCAGCACCTGATTGTTCTAACAATTTGCAAGACAATCAGACAATGTCTAATATCCACAATGTGGCTAGAGATGGTGATAGTACAAGAAATGGGGTTGATGTCAACTTGTATTCACCAAGGTTTCATCCGGAAACTGAGAGTGTTGAGACTAGACATTCTGATAGGCGGATTGGAGCTCGCGAACCTGTTGAACGTAATGTTCGTTTCAGTCGAACCCTAAGTGTTGGGAGACTTCGTGACAGAGTTCTTCGTCGATCATCGTTGTCTGATTTAACAGTTTGTCCTTTGCAACAAGAGGGAGAAGTGAGAGATGCTAGTCAGCGTAGTGGTAGACAGGCCTGGGAGGGTGAGACAAGGGAATCAGTAGCTGAAGCTAGTGCCATAAATACTCCAACTACTTCTGGTTATCCTCCACCCAGTAATTCTAGCTCCTTATACAGTATCCAAGATTACGAGGTGGAAACTTCCCGGTCGCGAGAAGGCAGGTATCATGATCTTCTGGAACATAGATCAAATTTCCTCGAACGGAGAAGAAGAATACGATCCCAG GTTCGTGCTCTTCAGCGGTTGGGAAGTCGTTTTGAAAACCTGTCTGGACATGAGAGGTCTTGTATATTATCCGGTCAACATCGGACGGGTCGTTGTACATGTCATATTAGTAACCGGGATGCCAACTTAAACGATGACAGCAGTGCTAGGGCCAGCATATCAAGAATTGTTATGTTAGCTGAAGCATTATTTGAG CAATCTGTAGTTTTATCCTCCCGGCCTTCTGTATCTTCGATTGGATCTGTCCCTGCACCTAATGAAGTTGTAGAGTCTCTGCCTGTCAAATTTTACACCAAGTTGCAAAAACATCAGAATGAGGAGGCTGCACA ATGTTATATATGCCTTGTGGAATACGAGGAGGGAGATAGCTTGCGGATTTTGCCTTGCCATCATGAATTTCATAGAACATGTGTAGACAAGTGGCTCAAGGAGATTCACAG GGTATGTCCACTTTGTCGGGGGGATATCTGCAGATCTGATTCGTTGCCTACAGAAAACTAA